From a single Fusobacterium pseudoperiodonticum genomic region:
- a CDS encoding Cof-type HAD-IIB family hydrolase gives MKLVVSDLDGTLLNDDSEVSLETIQAIKRLKEKGIEFAIATGRSFNSANKIRKKIGLEIYLICNNGANIYNKNGELIKNNVMPADLIRKVVRFLTENKIGYFGFDGSGANFYVPYGTEIDDEFLKEHIPHYIKNSEDIDRLPALEKILIIEEDSERIYEIKDLIHDNFDDELEIVISADDCLDLNIKGCSKRGGVEYISQELEINPKEIMAFGDSGNDYKMLKYVGHPVAMKDSFMSKRDFENKTDFTNDESGVAKYLQQYFNL, from the coding sequence ATGAAGTTAGTAGTTTCAGATTTAGATGGAACTCTTTTAAATGATGATAGTGAAGTAAGTTTAGAAACAATACAAGCAATTAAACGATTAAAAGAGAAGGGAATAGAGTTTGCTATTGCAACAGGTAGAAGTTTTAATTCTGCCAATAAAATTAGAAAGAAAATAGGTTTAGAAATCTATTTAATATGTAATAATGGAGCAAATATTTATAATAAAAATGGAGAACTTATAAAAAATAATGTTATGCCAGCTGATTTAATAAGAAAAGTTGTAAGATTTTTAACTGAGAATAAAATTGGATATTTTGGTTTTGATGGAAGTGGAGCAAATTTTTATGTTCCCTATGGCACAGAAATAGATGATGAGTTCTTGAAAGAACATATTCCTCATTATATAAAAAATTCAGAGGATATAGATAGACTTCCTGCTTTAGAGAAAATTTTAATAATTGAAGAAGATTCTGAAAGAATATATGAAATTAAAGATTTAATACATGACAATTTTGATGATGAACTAGAAATAGTTATCTCAGCTGATGATTGTTTAGATTTAAATATAAAAGGTTGTAGTAAAAGAGGTGGAGTAGAATATATTTCACAAGAATTAGAAATAAATCCAAAAGAAATTATGGCTTTTGGAGATAGTGGAAATGACTATAAAATGTTAAAATATGTAGGTCATCCTGTTGCTATGAAAGATAGTTTCATGAGTAAAAGAGACTTTGAAAATAAAACTGACTTTACAAATGATGAAAGTGGAGTTGCAAAATATCTACAACAATATTTTAACCTATAA